The following proteins come from a genomic window of Pseudomonas hygromyciniae:
- a CDS encoding MFS transporter: MDKYTPHTWQPHERPSLPGSPSTPHHPTLKRWAFALVGVLVAITGGLGNALVIANLPYLQGALGATTAEMAWLPAAYVMTNVSMNLLLVKFRQQFGLRAFTEVFLVLYALVTFGHLFVNDLSSAIAVRAAHGMVGAALSSLGLYYMVQAFPAKWRLKALVLGLGTAQLALPMARLFSEDLLQIAEWRGLYLFELGMALTCLGCVFLLKLPPGDRFKTFEKLDFLTFALLASGVALLCAVLSLGRIDWWLEAPWIGVASACSLVLIMAGLAIEHNRANPLLMTRWLGGGVMIRLALAVILIRMVLSEQSTGAVGFLQALNMSSEQMRTLYLVMLLGAISGLVISALTINPAHLLMPLVISLALMATGSVMDSFSSNLTRPENMYVSQFLLGFGGTFFLGPTMVLGMRNVLSNPRNLVSFSVLFGICQNLGGLLGAALLGTFQIVREKFHSSMIVEHLTLLDPRVAARVQSGGSAYGSVVADPELRNLLGIRSLATAATREANVMAYNDVFMLIAIIAILTMLWIFTRSLWLMSTTKKAAASAAPSVQPSGALSS; the protein is encoded by the coding sequence ATGGACAAATACACCCCGCATACCTGGCAACCCCACGAGCGTCCCAGCTTGCCGGGGTCGCCATCGACGCCCCATCACCCCACGCTCAAGCGCTGGGCGTTTGCCCTGGTTGGCGTGCTGGTGGCAATCACCGGTGGCCTGGGCAATGCCCTGGTGATCGCCAACCTGCCGTATCTGCAAGGCGCATTGGGCGCGACCACCGCCGAAATGGCCTGGTTGCCTGCGGCGTATGTGATGACCAACGTGTCGATGAACCTGCTGCTGGTGAAATTCCGCCAGCAGTTCGGCTTGCGCGCATTTACTGAAGTGTTCCTGGTGCTGTACGCGCTGGTGACCTTCGGCCACTTGTTCGTCAACGACCTCAGTTCGGCGATTGCCGTGCGTGCGGCCCACGGCATGGTCGGCGCGGCCCTCAGTTCCCTGGGCCTGTATTACATGGTCCAGGCGTTCCCCGCAAAGTGGCGGCTCAAGGCCCTGGTACTGGGCCTGGGTACTGCGCAACTGGCCCTGCCGATGGCGCGGCTGTTTTCCGAAGACTTGCTGCAGATCGCCGAGTGGCGTGGCCTGTACCTGTTTGAACTGGGCATGGCACTGACCTGCCTGGGCTGTGTATTCCTGCTCAAGTTGCCACCGGGCGACCGCTTCAAGACCTTTGAAAAACTCGACTTCCTGACCTTCGCCTTGCTCGCCTCGGGCGTGGCATTGCTGTGTGCGGTGCTGTCCCTGGGGCGTATCGACTGGTGGCTGGAAGCACCGTGGATCGGCGTCGCCTCCGCCTGTTCGCTGGTGCTGATCATGGCCGGGCTGGCCATCGAGCATAACCGCGCCAACCCGCTGCTGATGACCCGTTGGCTGGGCGGCGGGGTGATGATTCGCCTCGCTCTGGCCGTGATCCTGATCCGCATGGTGCTGTCCGAGCAGTCCACCGGCGCCGTGGGCTTTTTGCAGGCGCTGAATATGAGCAGCGAGCAGATGCGCACCTTGTATCTGGTGATGCTGCTGGGAGCGATCAGTGGCCTGGTGATCAGCGCATTGACCATCAACCCGGCACACTTGCTGATGCCCCTGGTGATTTCCCTGGCCCTGATGGCCACAGGCTCCGTGATGGACAGCTTCTCCAGCAACCTGACCCGACCAGAGAACATGTACGTTAGCCAGTTTCTGCTGGGGTTCGGCGGTACTTTCTTCCTCGGCCCGACCATGGTGCTGGGTATGCGCAATGTGTTGAGCAACCCGCGCAACCTGGTGAGTTTTTCGGTGCTGTTTGGGATATGCCAGAACCTTGGCGGGCTGCTGGGCGCGGCGTTGCTCGGCACGTTCCAGATCGTGCGCGAGAAGTTTCACTCCAGCATGATTGTCGAACACCTGACGTTGCTGGATCCACGGGTAGCGGCCCGGGTGCAGAGCGGCGGCTCGGCTTACGGCTCGGTGGTTGCCGATCCGGAGTTGCGCAACCTGCTGGGCATCCGCAGCCTGGCCACGGCGGCCACCCGTGAAGCCAATGTGATGGCCTATAACGACGTGTTCATGCTGATCGCGATCATCGCGATACTGACCATGTTGTGGATCTTTACCCGCAGCCTGTGGCTGATGAGCACCACCAAGAAAGCTG
- a CDS encoding DASS family sodium-coupled anion symporter → MSAPATPAVSFKLPMGLVIAVLVMIGVLLLPLPADLPVAGHRMLAILAFAVVVWITEAVSYEASAIMITSLMAFLLGTAPSLQDPTHLIGSSPAISMALTGFANPALALVAGALFIAAAMTHTGLDRRIALVTLTRVGTSTRGILVGAIAVTILLSLVVPSATARSACVVPIMMGVIAAFGVDKRSNIAAGIMIVVAQGTSIWNVGIQTAAAQNLLTVGFMDKMLGQRVSWIDWLIAGAPWALIMSAVLLFLVLKLLPPESNSIPGGKEAVAQSLVDIGPMTGPQKRLLTVSVLLLLAWATEGRLHSFDTTSTTYAGLVFLLLPGIGVMTWKDVQSRIPWGTVIVFGVGISLGTALLTTQAGQWLGAQVVGHTGLDQLGPLGVFAILGAFLIVIHLGFASATALTSALLPILIAVLQTLPGDFSRLGMTMLLGFVVSYGFILPINAPQNMVCLGTGTFTARQFAKVGLLVTLIGYLLMLVFAATYWSWLGWI, encoded by the coding sequence ATGAGCGCCCCCGCAACACCTGCTGTTTCTTTCAAGCTGCCCATGGGCCTGGTGATCGCCGTGCTGGTGATGATCGGCGTGCTGCTCTTGCCGCTGCCCGCCGATTTGCCGGTAGCCGGCCACCGGATGCTGGCGATCCTCGCGTTTGCCGTGGTGGTGTGGATCACCGAAGCGGTGTCCTACGAAGCCAGTGCGATCATGATTACTTCGTTGATGGCGTTTCTGCTGGGCACCGCGCCGTCCTTGCAGGACCCCACGCACCTGATCGGTTCCAGCCCGGCGATCAGCATGGCGCTCACCGGGTTTGCCAACCCGGCCCTGGCCCTGGTGGCCGGGGCGTTGTTTATTGCGGCGGCCATGACCCACACCGGCCTGGACCGGCGCATCGCCCTGGTCACCCTGACCCGGGTCGGCACCAGCACCCGCGGGATCCTGGTGGGCGCGATTGCCGTGACCATCCTGCTCAGCCTGGTGGTACCCAGCGCCACGGCCCGCAGCGCTTGCGTGGTGCCGATCATGATGGGGGTGATTGCCGCGTTCGGCGTGGACAAACGCTCGAATATCGCCGCCGGGATCATGATCGTCGTGGCCCAGGGCACCAGCATCTGGAACGTCGGCATCCAGACCGCCGCCGCGCAGAACCTGCTGACCGTGGGCTTTATGGACAAGATGCTCGGCCAGCGCGTGTCGTGGATCGACTGGCTGATCGCCGGGGCGCCGTGGGCGCTGATCATGTCGGCGGTGCTGCTGTTCCTGGTGCTCAAATTGCTGCCACCGGAGAGCAACAGCATCCCTGGCGGCAAGGAAGCCGTGGCGCAATCCCTGGTGGATATCGGCCCCATGACCGGGCCGCAGAAGCGCTTGCTGACGGTCTCGGTCCTGTTGCTGCTGGCCTGGGCCACCGAAGGGCGCCTGCACAGCTTCGATACCACTTCTACTACCTACGCCGGCCTGGTGTTCCTGCTGCTGCCGGGCATCGGCGTGATGACCTGGAAGGACGTGCAATCGCGCATCCCCTGGGGCACGGTGATTGTATTCGGCGTGGGCATCAGCCTCGGCACGGCACTGCTCACCACCCAGGCCGGGCAATGGCTGGGCGCGCAGGTGGTGGGGCATACCGGCCTGGATCAACTGGGACCGCTGGGGGTGTTTGCGATCCTGGGCGCGTTCCTGATTGTGATCCACCTGGGCTTTGCCAGCGCCACCGCGCTGACCTCGGCGTTGCTGCCGATCCTGATTGCCGTGCTGCAAACCCTGCCCGGCGACTTCAGCCGGCTGGGCATGACCATGTTGCTGGGGTTTGTGGTCAGTTATGGCTTCATCCTGCCGATCAACGCCCCGCAAAACATGGTGTGCCTGGGCACCGGCACCTTCACCGCGCGGCAGTTTGCCAAGGTGGGCTTGCTGGTGACCTTGATTGGCTACCTGTTGATGCTGGTCTTCGCCGCGACCTACTGGAGCTGGCTGGGCTGGATCTGA
- a CDS encoding ATP-binding response regulator, translating to MAKLSDDQQRALAGLLGLGDHSARKSHYPELTARLDELEAERKRYIRLNDELEQRVAARTDELLEANHNLQQQIARRERIEQDLRDARDAAQAANRSKDKYLAAASHDLLQPLNAARLLISTLRERELPSVEKVLVERTHQALEGAEDLLADLLDISRLDQAAVKPDIALYRLDELLAPLVSEFQSVAAAAGLNLRVHMGRYALRTDLRLLTRILRNFLSNACRYTDAGCILLGARRRGDRLRLEVWDTGRGIAADSLESIFLEFNQLDVGRAADRKGVGLGLAIVERIAKILGCQVLVRSWPGRGSMFSIEVPLSDEMPLPLSQAAPQAGTGNPLPGRRLLVLDNEVSILESMSALLGQWGCEVVTATDQAGALKALQGRAPELILADYHLDHGVVGCEVVRQLREHFALKIPAVIITADRTDQCRRSLQRLEAPLLNKPVKPGKLRAVLSQLLGAAPDTTA from the coding sequence ATGGCGAAGCTCTCTGACGATCAACAACGGGCCCTGGCCGGGCTGCTGGGATTGGGCGATCACTCGGCGCGCAAGAGTCACTACCCCGAGCTGACGGCGCGGCTGGATGAGTTGGAGGCCGAGCGCAAGCGCTACATCCGTCTCAACGACGAACTGGAGCAACGGGTCGCGGCGCGCACCGATGAGCTGCTCGAAGCCAATCACAACCTGCAACAGCAGATCGCCCGGCGCGAGCGTATCGAACAGGACCTGCGCGACGCCCGTGACGCCGCCCAGGCCGCCAACCGCAGCAAGGACAAATACCTGGCCGCCGCCAGCCACGACCTGTTGCAACCGCTGAACGCCGCGCGTTTGTTGATTTCTACCCTGCGCGAGCGGGAGTTGCCCAGCGTGGAGAAAGTGCTGGTGGAGCGCACCCACCAAGCCCTGGAAGGGGCAGAGGATCTGCTGGCGGACTTGCTGGATATTTCCCGCCTCGACCAGGCGGCGGTCAAGCCGGATATTGCCCTGTATCGCCTCGACGAACTGCTGGCGCCGCTGGTCTCGGAGTTTCAGTCGGTGGCCGCAGCGGCGGGCCTGAATTTGCGCGTGCATATGGGGCGTTACGCGCTGCGTACCGACTTGCGCTTGCTCACGCGTATCCTGCGCAACTTCCTCAGCAATGCCTGCCGTTATACCGACGCCGGGTGCATCCTGTTGGGCGCGCGACGACGTGGTGATCGCTTGCGCCTGGAAGTGTGGGACACCGGCCGTGGGATTGCTGCCGACAGCCTGGAATCGATTTTCCTGGAGTTCAACCAACTGGACGTCGGCCGTGCGGCAGACCGCAAGGGCGTGGGGCTGGGGCTGGCGATTGTCGAGCGCATCGCGAAGATCCTCGGTTGCCAGGTGCTGGTGCGTTCGTGGCCGGGGCGTGGGTCGATGTTCAGCATCGAGGTGCCGCTGTCGGATGAAATGCCACTGCCTCTGAGCCAGGCAGCGCCCCAGGCCGGCACCGGCAACCCGCTGCCGGGGCGCCGCCTGTTGGTGCTGGATAACGAAGTCAGCATCCTGGAAAGCATGAGCGCGTTGCTGGGGCAGTGGGGCTGCGAGGTGGTGACTGCTACCGATCAGGCCGGCGCGTTGAAGGCGTTGCAGGGACGGGCACCGGAGCTGATCCTGGCCGATTACCACCTTGATCATGGCGTGGTCGGCTGCGAGGTGGTCAGGCAGTTGCGCGAGCATTTTGCGTTGAAGATCCCCGCCGTGATCATTACTGCCGACCGCACCGACCAGTGCCGCCGCTCGTTGCAGCGCCTGGAAGCGCCATTGCTCAACAAACCGGTGAAGCCGGGCAAGCTGCGGGCGGTGTTGAGCCAGCTACTAGGCGCCGCGCCCGACACGACTGCCTAA
- the ercA gene encoding alcohol dehydrogenase-like regulatory protein ErcA, producing the protein MSQSLSQLRKFVSPEIIFGAGSRHNVGNYAKTFGARKVLVVSDPGVVAAGWVADVEASLQALGIEYCLYTAVSPNPRVEEVMQGAEVYRENHCDVIVAVGGGSPMDCGKAIGIVVAHGRSILEFEGVDTIRVPSPPLILIPTTAGTSADVSQFVIISNQQERMKFSIVSKAVVPDVSLIDPETTASMDPFLSACTGIDALVHAIEAFVSTGHGPLTDPHALEAMRLINGNLVQMIANPSDIALREKIMLGSMQAGLAFSNAILGAVHAMSHSLGGFLDLPHGLCNAVLVEHVVAFNYNSAPERFKVIAETFGIDCRGLNHRQICGRLVEHLIALKHAIGFHETLGLHGVRVADIPFLSQHAMHDPCILTNPRESSQRDVEVVYGEAL; encoded by the coding sequence ATGAGCCAGAGTCTCAGCCAACTGCGTAAATTCGTTTCCCCAGAAATCATCTTCGGCGCCGGCTCCCGGCACAATGTCGGCAATTACGCCAAGACCTTTGGTGCGCGCAAGGTCCTGGTGGTCAGCGACCCTGGCGTGGTCGCCGCCGGTTGGGTCGCGGATGTCGAGGCCAGCCTGCAGGCCCTGGGTATCGAGTACTGCCTGTACACCGCCGTCTCACCCAACCCGCGTGTGGAAGAAGTGATGCAGGGCGCCGAGGTGTACCGCGAGAACCATTGCGATGTGATCGTCGCCGTCGGCGGCGGTAGCCCCATGGACTGCGGCAAGGCCATCGGCATTGTGGTTGCCCATGGCCGCAGCATCCTCGAGTTCGAAGGGGTGGACACCATCCGCGTGCCCAGCCCGCCGCTGATCCTGATCCCGACCACCGCCGGCACCTCGGCCGATGTGTCGCAGTTCGTGATCATTTCCAATCAGCAGGAACGCATGAAGTTTTCCATCGTCAGCAAGGCGGTGGTGCCGGATGTGTCGTTGATCGACCCGGAAACCACCGCCAGCATGGACCCGTTCCTCTCGGCCTGTACCGGGATCGACGCGCTGGTACATGCCATCGAGGCCTTTGTGTCCACCGGGCATGGCCCGCTGACCGACCCCCATGCGCTGGAGGCCATGCGCCTGATCAATGGCAACCTGGTGCAGATGATCGCTAACCCGAGCGATATCGCCCTGCGCGAGAAAATCATGCTGGGCAGCATGCAGGCTGGCCTGGCGTTTTCCAATGCGATATTGGGCGCGGTGCATGCCATGTCCCATAGCCTGGGCGGTTTTCTCGACCTGCCCCATGGCCTGTGCAATGCGGTGCTGGTCGAGCATGTGGTGGCGTTCAACTACAACTCGGCGCCGGAGCGCTTCAAGGTGATTGCCGAGACCTTCGGCATCGACTGCCGGGGCCTCAACCACCGGCAGATCTGCGGGCGGCTGGTGGAACACCTGATTGCGCTCAAGCATGCCATTGGCTTCCATGAAACCCTCGGCCTGCACGGGGTGCGCGTGGCGGATATTCCGTTTTTGTCGCAACACGCCATGCATGACCCGTGCATCCTGACCAACCCCCGGGAGTCGAGCCAGCGTGACGTCGAGGTCGTCTATGGCGAAGCTCTCTGA
- the pqqA gene encoding pyrroloquinoline quinone precursor peptide PqqA, which translates to MWTKPAYTDLRIGFEVTMYFANR; encoded by the coding sequence ATGTGGACCAAACCCGCCTACACCGATCTGCGTATCGGCTTTGAAGTGACCATGTATTTCGCCAACCGCTGA
- the exaC gene encoding acetaldehyde dehydrogenase ExaC yields MIYAQPGTPGAIVTFKQRYGNFIGGEFVAPVNGEYFTNTSPVTGEVIAEFPRSSAADIDKALDAAHAAADAWGKTSAQDRSLVLLKIADRIEQHLEVLAVTETWDNGKAVRETLNADVPLAADHFRYFAGCIRAQEGGAAEINELTTAYHFHEPLGVVGQIIPWNFPLLMAAWKLAPALAAGNCIVLKPAEQTPLSIMVFAELIADLLPAGVLNIVQGFGREAGEALATSKRIAKIAFTGSTPVGAHIMHAAAENIIPSTVELGGKSPNIFFEDIMQAEPAFIEKAAEGLVLAFFNQGEVCTCPSRALVQESIYEPFMAEVMKKIVKIKRGNPLDTETMVGAQASEQQYDKILSYLTIAQEEGAELLAGGAAEHLEGDLSSGYYIQPTLLKGHNKMRVFQEEIFGPVVGVTTFKDEAEALAIANDSEFGLGAGLWTRDINRAYRMGRAIKAGRVWTNCYHLYPAHAAFGGYKKSGVGRENHKMMLDHYQQTKNLLVSYDINPLGFF; encoded by the coding sequence ATGATCTACGCACAACCTGGCACCCCCGGCGCCATCGTCACCTTCAAACAGCGCTACGGTAACTTTATCGGTGGCGAGTTTGTGGCCCCGGTCAACGGTGAGTACTTCACCAACACCTCGCCCGTCACTGGGGAAGTGATCGCTGAATTCCCGCGCTCCAGCGCCGCCGATATCGACAAGGCTCTGGATGCTGCCCATGCCGCCGCTGACGCCTGGGGCAAGACCTCGGCCCAGGATCGCTCTCTGGTGCTGTTGAAAATTGCCGACCGCATCGAGCAGCACCTGGAAGTGCTGGCGGTGACCGAGACCTGGGACAACGGCAAGGCCGTACGCGAGACCTTGAATGCCGACGTACCCTTGGCCGCGGACCACTTCCGCTACTTCGCCGGCTGCATCCGCGCCCAGGAAGGCGGCGCCGCCGAGATCAACGAGCTGACCACTGCCTATCACTTCCACGAGCCCCTGGGTGTGGTCGGGCAGATCATCCCGTGGAACTTCCCGCTGCTGATGGCCGCCTGGAAACTCGCCCCGGCCCTGGCCGCCGGCAACTGCATCGTGCTCAAGCCAGCCGAGCAGACGCCGCTGTCGATCATGGTGTTTGCCGAGCTGATCGCCGACCTGCTGCCGGCGGGCGTGCTGAACATCGTCCAGGGCTTTGGCCGTGAAGCCGGCGAGGCCCTGGCCACCAGCAAGCGCATCGCCAAGATCGCCTTTACCGGCTCCACCCCGGTGGGCGCGCACATCATGCACGCGGCGGCCGAGAACATTATTCCGTCTACCGTCGAGCTGGGTGGCAAGTCGCCGAATATCTTCTTCGAAGACATCATGCAGGCGGAACCGGCCTTTATCGAAAAAGCCGCCGAGGGCCTGGTGCTGGCGTTCTTCAACCAGGGGGAAGTGTGCACCTGCCCGTCGCGGGCGCTGGTGCAGGAGTCGATCTACGAGCCGTTCATGGCCGAGGTGATGAAGAAGATCGTCAAGATCAAACGTGGCAACCCGCTGGACACCGAGACCATGGTCGGTGCCCAGGCGTCCGAGCAGCAGTACGACAAGATCCTCTCGTACCTGACCATCGCCCAGGAGGAGGGCGCTGAACTGCTGGCCGGCGGCGCCGCCGAACACCTGGAGGGCGACCTGTCCAGCGGCTATTACATCCAGCCGACCCTGCTCAAGGGCCACAACAAAATGCGCGTATTCCAGGAAGAAATCTTCGGCCCGGTGGTGGGCGTGACCACCTTCAAGGACGAAGCCGAAGCCCTGGCGATCGCCAACGACAGCGAATTCGGCCTGGGCGCCGGGCTGTGGACTCGCGATATCAACCGTGCCTACCGCATGGGCCGGGCGATCAAGGCCGGGCGTGTTTGGACTAACTGTTATCACCTGTACCCGGCGCATGCTGCGTTTGGGGGTTACAAGAAATCCGGGGTTGGGCGTGAGAACCACAAAATGATGCTCGACCATTACCAGCAGACCAAGAACCTGCTGGTGAGCTACGACATTAATCCGTTGGGGTTCTTCTGA
- a CDS encoding quinoprotein relay system zinc metallohydrolase 1, with protein MKLLLWLLLGLSLPALADLDYALKPRQIAADTWLLEGSTDNFARDNGGNIVNTGFIVTETGVVVIDTGPSRRYGEALRQAIATVTDKPVIQVLLTHHHPDHVLGNQAFKDVPIGALQGTATLLREQGDAMAENMYRMVGDWMRGTEVLLPSQTVTPGVQSLGSHRLRLLALSGHTGADLAILDETTGVLFAGDLVFYQRALTTPNTPGLSVWRADIATLQGLPWKVIVPGHGPVATDTQPFAQMRDYLGWLDQLMATGAANGSAMGEMIRSPIPERFAAISLSRYELIRSVSHLYPRYERAQMQRIDQ; from the coding sequence ATGAAGCTGCTCCTGTGGTTATTGCTGGGCCTGAGCCTGCCGGCGTTGGCGGATCTGGACTACGCCCTCAAGCCCCGGCAGATCGCCGCCGACACCTGGCTGCTGGAAGGCAGCACCGATAATTTCGCCAGGGACAACGGCGGCAATATCGTCAATACCGGGTTTATCGTCACCGAAACCGGGGTAGTGGTCATCGACACCGGCCCGTCCCGGCGCTACGGCGAGGCATTGCGCCAGGCGATTGCCACGGTCACCGACAAACCGGTGATCCAGGTCCTGTTGACCCATCACCATCCCGACCATGTGTTGGGCAATCAGGCATTCAAGGACGTGCCCATCGGCGCCCTGCAAGGCACCGCCACGCTGCTGCGCGAGCAGGGCGACGCTATGGCAGAAAACATGTACCGCATGGTCGGCGACTGGATGCGTGGCACCGAGGTACTGCTGCCGAGCCAAACCGTCACGCCCGGCGTGCAGAGCTTGGGCAGTCATCGTTTGCGCCTGTTGGCCTTGAGTGGCCACACGGGGGCCGATCTGGCGATTCTCGATGAAACAACCGGCGTGCTGTTTGCCGGCGACCTGGTGTTTTACCAGCGCGCCCTGACCACCCCCAACACCCCAGGCCTGTCGGTGTGGCGGGCGGATATCGCCACCCTGCAAGGCCTGCCTTGGAAGGTGATCGTGCCCGGCCACGGGCCTGTGGCAACCGACACCCAACCCTTCGCGCAAATGCGTGACTACCTGGGCTGGCTCGACCAGCTCATGGCCACCGGTGCCGCCAACGGCAGCGCCATGGGCGAGATGATCCGCAGCCCCATCCCCGAACGTTTTGCGGCCATCAGCCTGAGCCGCTACGAACTGATCCGCAGTGTCAGCCACCTGTATCCCCGCTATGAACGCGCTCAGATGCAACGGATAGATCAATAA
- a CDS encoding quinoprotein dehydrogenase-associated SoxYZ-like carrier, whose product MGWRAHWLLACWLPLAAYGMDPGKDPVPSVMWNYFHQQFLDNAPFVFDERVKLLAPPFAEDARQVPLEIDARAFKGEVVKIIAWAELNPLPKIVDFQPGEGVLPWLAIRIRIEQATPLRAAVLTKDGLWHVGSTLIDAAGGGCTAPSVVRSQPGWEEHLGEVLGGRYPRSDFSRLRLQVAHPMDNGMVSGIPEFYINHAELRDAQDRVLARLELFAAVSENPDLAFDLQSPGPVRLVLRDTSGSQFEGAIP is encoded by the coding sequence ATGGGCTGGCGCGCACATTGGCTGTTGGCCTGCTGGTTGCCACTGGCCGCCTACGGGATGGACCCCGGCAAAGACCCGGTGCCGTCGGTGATGTGGAACTATTTCCACCAGCAGTTCCTGGACAACGCCCCGTTCGTCTTTGATGAGCGGGTCAAGCTGCTGGCGCCGCCATTTGCCGAGGATGCGCGCCAGGTACCGCTGGAAATCGACGCCCGCGCCTTCAAGGGCGAGGTGGTGAAAATCATCGCCTGGGCCGAACTCAATCCATTGCCGAAAATCGTCGATTTCCAGCCGGGCGAGGGTGTGTTGCCGTGGCTGGCGATCCGCATTCGTATCGAACAGGCCACGCCACTGCGCGCCGCCGTATTGACCAAGGATGGCCTGTGGCACGTCGGTTCGACCCTGATCGACGCCGCCGGCGGTGGCTGCACCGCCCCCAGCGTGGTGCGCAGCCAGCCGGGCTGGGAAGAGCATCTGGGCGAAGTGTTGGGCGGTCGTTACCCACGCAGCGATTTCAGCCGGTTGCGCCTGCAAGTGGCGCACCCCATGGACAATGGCATGGTCAGCGGCATCCCTGAGTTCTATATCAACCATGCCGAGCTGCGCGACGCCCAGGACCGAGTGTTGGCGCGCCTGGAATTGTTTGCAGCGGTCAGCGAGAACCCCGACCTGGCGTTTGACCTGCAAAGCCCAGGGCCAGTGCGCCTGGTGCTGCGCGACACCAGCGGCAGCCAATTCGAAGGGGCGATCCCATGA
- the pedF gene encoding cytochrome c-550 PedF, translating to MTTKRNALLLAGLLAGVIGTGSVWAHGNVTPTAVETKGLTPVKDAGVTLDADGWAAVNPYRQSPQRDKAVEVGASAYNQNCAACHGLEAKSGGIAPDLRMLDEGDAGDEWFVERVRHGAVRDGRVYMPKMADYLSQEALWAVRTYLDSVHVEE from the coding sequence ATGACAACAAAACGCAACGCCTTGCTGCTGGCTGGCCTCTTGGCCGGCGTGATCGGTACAGGCTCCGTCTGGGCCCATGGCAACGTGACACCCACGGCCGTGGAAACCAAGGGACTGACGCCGGTCAAGGATGCCGGCGTGACACTGGATGCCGATGGTTGGGCGGCGGTGAACCCGTATCGCCAGTCGCCGCAACGCGACAAGGCCGTGGAAGTCGGCGCTTCGGCCTATAACCAGAACTGCGCCGCGTGCCACGGCCTGGAAGCCAAGTCTGGTGGGATCGCGCCTGACCTGCGCATGCTTGATGAGGGCGATGCCGGGGACGAGTGGTTTGTGGAGCGGGTGCGCCATGGCGCAGTGCGCGATGGCCGGGTGTATATGCCGAAGATGGCCGATTACCTGAGCCAGGAAGCCTTGTGGGCGGTGCGCACTTATCTTGATAGCGTGCACGTCGAGGAGTAA